The sequence CGCCGTGTTGCTGGGCCGCGCCCTCACGCGCCCCGTGGCCACCCTCACCGAGGGCATGTGGGCCTACGCACGCGGAGACCTCACCGTGCGCCTCGCCGCGCCGGAGGCCCCGCGCGACGAGCTCCAGTTCCTCCTCGGCCAGTTCAACCGCATGGGCCAGGAACTGCTCGCCCAGCGCGAGCGCCTCAAGTCCGCCGAGCAGATTGCCGCCTGGCAGGACGTGGCCCGCGCCCTCGCGCACGAATTGAAGAACCCCCTCACCGCAATGAAGCTCTCGCTCGCGCGTCTGTCCCGCACGGACGCGAGCATGCCCACCGACTCCACCCGAATCTCCGAGGCCGTCTCCCTCCTCCAGGAGGAGGTCGACCTCCTGATGCGGATGACGCAGAGCTTCTCCACCTTCGCGAGGCTCCCCGCCCCGCGCTTCCAGGACGTGGCCCTGCGCCCGCTGCTGGCCGAAATCTGCACCCTCTACGCGGGCACCTCGCCCGTCCCCGTGGAGCTCGCCCCCGGCCCGGACGCGTCCCTGCGCGCGGACCCGGACGGCCTGCGCCGCCTCTTCGGCAACCTCGTGAAGAACGCCACCGAAGCGTCCCCCTCCGGAGCCCCACCGGTGCGCGTCGCGCTCGAAGCATTGGACGGCGGCGCAGTGCGCGTCACCGTCACGGACGGAGGCAGCGGCGTGCCCACGGTGCTGGAGGGCCCCGCCCTCACGCGAGGCCTCTTCAGCACCAAGCCCGAGGGCAGCGGCCTGGGCCTGCCCATCGCCCAGAAAATCGTCCATGAGCACGGCGGCACGCTGCGCCTGGAGCCCGGCCCGGCTGGCGGTACGCTGGCGCGCGTGGACCTGCCCCTCGTTCCCCCCTCTTCCGCTCCGGCCTCCGCATGAAGCCCGGCCCCCGCATCCTCGTCGTCGATGATGACCCCGGCGTCCTCAAGGCCCTGCGCGGCCTGCTGACGGACGAGGGCTTCACCCCGGTGGAGGCCCGCAACACGGCGGAGGCCATGCGCCTGCTCGACGCGCCCGAGGGCCTGCCCGCGGCGATGCTGCTCGACATCCGCATGCCCGGAGAGACGGGTCTGGAGCTCCTCGCGCGCCTGCCCCGGCCGCTGCCCGTGCCGGTGGTGGTGCTGTCCGGCGAGGCCTCTCCCGCGGAAGCCGTGCAGGCGCTGAAGCTCGGCGCCACCGACTTCGTGGAGAAGCCGCCCTCGCCCGAGCGGCTCCTCACGGCGCTGCGCAATGCCATGGCGCTCGGCGAGCTCCACGAGGAGCGCGAGCGGCTGCTCGACGCGCTCGCCCGCCCCGGGCACCTCGTGGGCGAGAGCCCCGCCATGGAGGCGCTGCGCCGGCTCATCACACGCGTGGGGCCCAGCGACACGGCGGTGCTCATCACCGGCGAGACGGGCACCGGCAAGGAGCGCGTCGCGCGGGCGCTGCACCTCGCGTCGGGGAGAAAGGGCCGGCTCGTCGCCGTCAACTGCGCGGCCATTCCCTCCACGTTGTTGGAGAGCGAGCTGTTCGGCCACGAGAAGGGCGCCTTCTCCGGCGCGGTGTCACGGCGCGCGGGCCGGATTGAGCAGGCGCACGGAGGCACGCTGTTCCTCGACGAGCTGGGAGACATGCCGCTGGAGCTCCAGGCCAAGCTGTTGCGCGTGCTGGAGACGAAGGAGGTGGAGCGGCTGGGCGGCTCGGTGCCGGTGCCGGTGGACGCGCGCGTGCTCGCGGCCACACACCAGGACCTCGCCCGCGCGGTGAAGGAGGGCCGCTTCCGGCAGGACCTCTTCTTCCGCCTCAACGTGATGCCGCTCCAGATTCCACCGCTGCGCGAGCGCCCGGAGGATTTGCTCCCGCTGGCCCGCGCCTTCGCCGCCGAGCTGGCCGGGCCCAATGTGCCGCTGGTGCTCGCGCCCGGAGCCGAGACGGCGCTGCGCGCCTACTCCTGGCCCGGCAACGTGCGCGAACTGCGCAACCTCATCGAGCGCCTCAACCTGCTGCGAGGGGATGGTCCGCTCGCGCTCGGCCCTGAAGCCATCCATGGGCCGCTGGC comes from Pyxidicoccus parkwaysis and encodes:
- a CDS encoding sensor histidine kinase, whose amino-acid sequence is MRSHPPPADASTPPSAPGALRPPPPRFRRKLLVVMLLAGLVPLVLLGLLAQGALERVLSVSIAPVEGVLDGVSADLERRGLPQDALNEARLNLAQAELARRALVRRVPAFIAALVLVSGAVLALSAVLLGRALTRPVATLTEGMWAYARGDLTVRLAAPEAPRDELQFLLGQFNRMGQELLAQRERLKSAEQIAAWQDVARALAHELKNPLTAMKLSLARLSRTDASMPTDSTRISEAVSLLQEEVDLLMRMTQSFSTFARLPAPRFQDVALRPLLAEICTLYAGTSPVPVELAPGPDASLRADPDGLRRLFGNLVKNATEASPSGAPPVRVALEALDGGAVRVTVTDGGSGVPTVLEGPALTRGLFSTKPEGSGLGLPIAQKIVHEHGGTLRLEPGPAGGTLARVDLPLVPPSSAPASA
- a CDS encoding sigma-54-dependent transcriptional regulator — translated: MKPGPRILVVDDDPGVLKALRGLLTDEGFTPVEARNTAEAMRLLDAPEGLPAAMLLDIRMPGETGLELLARLPRPLPVPVVVLSGEASPAEAVQALKLGATDFVEKPPSPERLLTALRNAMALGELHEERERLLDALARPGHLVGESPAMEALRRLITRVGPSDTAVLITGETGTGKERVARALHLASGRKGRLVAVNCAAIPSTLLESELFGHEKGAFSGAVSRRAGRIEQAHGGTLFLDELGDMPLELQAKLLRVLETKEVERLGGSVPVPVDARVLAATHQDLARAVKEGRFRQDLFFRLNVMPLQIPPLRERPEDLLPLARAFAAELAGPNVPLVLAPGAETALRAYSWPGNVRELRNLIERLNLLRGDGPLALGPEAIHGPLAAAAPSRPTLGDKSYREHVEDFERDLIRAALQEGGSIAGAARLLQVDRGNLYRRIKALDLEVA